The region GACGTCGACCAGGTGCTGTGGCGCAACCCGGTCGCGTTCTACGGGCTCAGCGGCCGCCTGGACCTCGACCTCGACAGCGAGGAGACCGAGGCCACCGCCACCCACGAGGGCAACTCCATCCTGCGCGGCGGCGGCGCCCCGGCCGCCGCGCCGACGGAACGGTGAGGAGGACACCATGCGCTTCCGCCACCCCGACGGCTCCACCGTCCACCTCGCCTACTGCACCAACGTCCACCCGGCCGAAGACCTCGACGGCGTCGTGGAGCAGCTCCGGCTGTACTGCGAACCGGTCCGTCGCCGCCTGGGCCGCGACCGGCTCGGCATCGGCCTGTGGCTGGCCCGCGACGCCGCCCGCACTCTGAGCGCCGACCCCGCCGAACTCCGCAAGCTGCGCACCGCGCTGGACATCCGCGGCCTGGAAGTGGTCACCCTCAACGGCTTCCCGTACGAGGGGTTCGGCGCCCAGGAGGTCAAGTACCGCGTCTACAAGCCCGACTGGACCGATCCGGAGCGGCTGGAGCACACCACCCATCTGGCCCGGCTGCTGGCCGCGCTGCTCCCCGACGACATCGCGGACGGCTCCGTCTCCACCCTGCCGCTGGCCTGGCGCACCCCCTTCGACGCCGAACGGGCCCGCGCCGCCCGCCGCCACCTCACCACCCTCGCCCAGCGGCTCGACGCCATCCAGGAGCTCACCGGCCGCTCCATCCGCATCGGCCTGGAGCCCGAGCCCGGCTGCACCGTCGAGACGACCGCGCAGGCCATCGAGGCGCTGACCGCGCCCGGCGGCCCGCCCCTGGACCGTATCGGCGTCTGCCTGGACACCTGCCATCTGGCGACGCAGTTCGAGGACCCGCACACGGCCACAGGCGCGCTCACCGCCGCCGGGGTCCCGGTCGTCAAGGCGCAGCTCTCCGCCGCGCTGCACGCCGAGGACCCGGGACAGCCCGGGGTGCGGGAGGCCCTCGCGGCCTTCGCCGAGCCCCGCTTCCTCCACCAGACCCGCACCCGGGCCCCCGAGGGCGGCGTCCACGGCACCGACGACCTCGACGAGGCGCTCGCGGGCGGGCTCGGCGACACCGCCCCCTGGCGGTCCCACTTCCATGTGCCGCTGCACGCCCCGCCCGAGCCGCCGCTCACCTCCACCCTCCCGGTGCTGGCCGACGCCCTCGCCCGGCTCGTCGGCGGGCCCGCCCCGCTGACCCGCCACCTCGAAGTGGAGACCTACACCTGGCAGGCGCTGCCGCCCGAGCTGCGCCCCCGCACCCGCGACCGGCTCGCCGACGGCATCGCCGCCGAACTCGCCCTCGCCCGCGACCTGTTGACCGACCTCGGCCTCAAGGAGCTGCCATGAGCGACGCAAGCGGCATGAGCGCCGGGACCGGTAGCCCGGCCCCCCTCCTCGTCCTCGACGTCGTCGGGCTGACCCCACGGCTGCTGGACCATATGCCGCGCCTCAAGGCCCTCGCCCGCTCCGGCTCCCGCGCCGCGCTGGGCACCGTGCTGCCCGCCGTCACCTGCGCCGCCCAGTCGACGTTCCTCACCGGCACCACCCCCGCCGAACACGGCATCGTCGGCAACGGCTGGTACTTCCGCGAGATGGGCGAGGTGCTGCTGTGGCGGCAGCACAACGGGCTGGTCGGCGGCGACAAGCTGTGGGACGCCGCCCGCCGCGTCCACCCCGGCTACACCGTGGCCAATATCTGCTGGTGGTACGCGATGGGCTCGGACACCGACATCACCGTCACCCCGCGCCCCGTCTACTACGCCGACGGCCGCAAGGAGCCGGACTGCTACACCCGGCCCCCCGCGCTGCACGACGAACTCACCGCGAAGCTGGGCACCTTCCCGCTCTTCCACTTCTGGGGGCCGGGCGCCGATCTGGTCTCCTCGCAGTGGATCATCGACGCGACCCGCCACATCCTGCGGACCAGTCCCACCGATCTGGTGCTGACCTACCTTCCGCATCTGGACTACGACCTCCAGCGGTACGGCCCCGACGACCCCCGCGCCCATACCGCCGCCACCGAGCTCGACACCGCCCTCGGCCCGCTGCTCGACGATGCCACCGCCCGCGGCCGTACCGTCGTGGCGCTGTCCGAGTACGGCATCACCCGGGTCTCGCGGCCCGTGGACATCAACCGGGCGCTGCGCCGCGCCGGGCTGCTGGAGGTGCACACCCAGGACGGCATGGAGTATCTGGACCCCGGCGCCTCCAGGGCCTTCGCGGTCGCCGACCACCAGCTCGCCCATGTGTATGTGCGCCGCCCGGAGGACCTGGACGCCACCCGCGCCGCCCTGGCCGGTCTGTCCGGGATCGCCGAACTCCTCGACGACGAGGGGAAGAAGGCCCACGGCCTGGACCATCCCCGCTCCGGGGAGCTGGTCGCGGTGGCCGCGCCGGACGCCTGGTTCACGTACTACTACTGGCTCGACGACGCCCGCGCCCCCGACTTCGCCCAGCTCGTGGAGATCCACCGCAAGCCCGGCTATGACCCGGCCGAGCTGTTCATGGACCCCAAGGACCCCTATGTGCGGGTGCGGGCCGCCACCGCGCTGGCCCGCAAGAAGACCGGGATGCGCTACCGCATGGCCGTCGTCCCGCTCGATCCGTCCCCGGTGCGCGGCAGCCACGGCCGCCTGCCGGACCGCGAGGAGGACGGGCCCGTCCTCCTCTGCTCCCAGCCGGGCGCGGTGAGCGGCCAGGTGGCCGCCACCGACGTCAAAACCCTGCTCCTCCGCCTCGCCGGCCTGACGAACGCAACCGAAGGAGAAACCCCGTGAAGAGGGCTCAGGAACACCCCGAACTCGCCGAGACGCTCCGCCGCCGCAGATTCCTCGGCGTCGCCGCGGGTGCCACGGCCGCCACTCTGGTCGGCACGGCCACCGCCACCGCCGCCCAGACCGGCACCTCGGCCCAGAGCGACACGGCCGCCCGGAAAGGCCGGGGCGGCCCGCTGGTGCCCCGCGGCCACCTCGGCATCCAGCTCTACACCCTCCGCGACCAGGTGCAGTCCATCGGCTTCGCCCAGGTCTTCAAGGAGCTGGCCCGGTACGGCTACGACCAGGTGGAGTTCGCCGGATACACCCAGGGCACCGGCGACATCACCCTGGGGCAGCTCACGCGGCTGATGCGGGACCACGGGCTGCGCGGTATCGGCAGCCACGTCGGCTACTACTCCGACGACCCGAAGGCGTACACCTTCGCCACCAACCTCACCCAGGTGCTGGACGACGCCGAGGCCCTGGGCCTGCCGCATGTGGGCACCGCCTCCGGGCCCTGGCGCTACGGCTCCACGGTCGACGGCTGGAAGCGCTGTGCGGAGGAGTTCAACACCTACGGCGCGGCGGCCAAGGCGCGCGGGATGAAGTTCTACCAGCACAACCACGCCGAGGAGTTCTCCTTCGC is a window of Streptomyces violaceusniger Tu 4113 DNA encoding:
- a CDS encoding sugar phosphate isomerase/epimerase family protein, producing the protein MKRAQEHPELAETLRRRRFLGVAAGATAATLVGTATATAAQTGTSAQSDTAARKGRGGPLVPRGHLGIQLYTLRDQVQSIGFAQVFKELARYGYDQVEFAGYTQGTGDITLGQLTRLMRDHGLRGIGSHVGYYSDDPKAYTFATNLTQVLDDAEALGLPHVGTASGPWRYGSTVDGWKRCAEEFNTYGAAAKARGMKFYQHNHAEEFSFATDRPDVRLYDVLLAETDPDLVHLEMDIYWAYVAQYRFGKKVDGSPAPFEPLDYVLRAPHRYPLFHVKDGEHDETATDGYRMVDVGDGDIDYRRFLTAVGRTHGGRRDHHWMVEHDQPADSLTTARRSARYLRSLRCGGRG
- the eboE gene encoding metabolite traffic protein EboE, which translates into the protein MRFRHPDGSTVHLAYCTNVHPAEDLDGVVEQLRLYCEPVRRRLGRDRLGIGLWLARDAARTLSADPAELRKLRTALDIRGLEVVTLNGFPYEGFGAQEVKYRVYKPDWTDPERLEHTTHLARLLAALLPDDIADGSVSTLPLAWRTPFDAERARAARRHLTTLAQRLDAIQELTGRSIRIGLEPEPGCTVETTAQAIEALTAPGGPPLDRIGVCLDTCHLATQFEDPHTATGALTAAGVPVVKAQLSAALHAEDPGQPGVREALAAFAEPRFLHQTRTRAPEGGVHGTDDLDEALAGGLGDTAPWRSHFHVPLHAPPEPPLTSTLPVLADALARLVGGPAPLTRHLEVETYTWQALPPELRPRTRDRLADGIAAELALARDLLTDLGLKELP
- a CDS encoding nucleotide pyrophosphatase/phosphodiesterase family protein — protein: MSDASGMSAGTGSPAPLLVLDVVGLTPRLLDHMPRLKALARSGSRAALGTVLPAVTCAAQSTFLTGTTPAEHGIVGNGWYFREMGEVLLWRQHNGLVGGDKLWDAARRVHPGYTVANICWWYAMGSDTDITVTPRPVYYADGRKEPDCYTRPPALHDELTAKLGTFPLFHFWGPGADLVSSQWIIDATRHILRTSPTDLVLTYLPHLDYDLQRYGPDDPRAHTAATELDTALGPLLDDATARGRTVVALSEYGITRVSRPVDINRALRRAGLLEVHTQDGMEYLDPGASRAFAVADHQLAHVYVRRPEDLDATRAALAGLSGIAELLDDEGKKAHGLDHPRSGELVAVAAPDAWFTYYYWLDDARAPDFAQLVEIHRKPGYDPAELFMDPKDPYVRVRAATALARKKTGMRYRMAVVPLDPSPVRGSHGRLPDREEDGPVLLCSQPGAVSGQVAATDVKTLLLRLAGLTNATEGETP